One genomic region from Shewanella aestuarii encodes:
- the lexA gene encoding transcriptional repressor LexA, producing the protein MRPLTPRQAEILELIKTNISETGMPPTRAEIATRLGFKSANAAEEHLKALAKKGCIEIMPGTSRGIRLPQEDDTETGLPLIGQVAAGEPILAQEHVEQYYQVDPSMFKPAADFLLRVRGDSMKDIGILEGDLLAVHKMQQARNGQVVVARVEDDVTVKRFEKKGNVVYLHPENEAYSPIKVDLSYQSLTIEGLAVGVIRNGAWL; encoded by the coding sequence ATGAGACCTTTAACACCACGCCAAGCTGAAATTTTAGAGCTTATTAAAACCAATATCTCTGAAACAGGTATGCCACCTACACGGGCTGAAATTGCCACACGTTTAGGTTTTAAGAGTGCTAACGCAGCTGAAGAGCATCTTAAAGCGCTGGCTAAAAAAGGGTGTATTGAAATCATGCCTGGCACTTCTCGAGGCATTCGATTACCTCAAGAAGATGACACCGAAACAGGTTTACCACTCATTGGCCAAGTCGCCGCTGGTGAACCTATCCTGGCGCAAGAACATGTTGAGCAATATTACCAAGTCGATCCAAGTATGTTTAAACCTGCTGCCGATTTCCTACTGAGGGTGCGCGGCGACAGCATGAAAGACATTGGTATTTTAGAGGGCGACTTACTTGCTGTGCATAAGATGCAGCAAGCAAGAAATGGCCAAGTTGTGGTTGCACGAGTAGAAGATGACGTTACAGTCAAGCGCTTCGAAAAAAAGGGCAATGTGGTCTATCTGCACCCCGAAAATGAAGCCTATTCGCCAATTAAAGTTGATTTAAGTTACCAAAGCCTCACTATTGAAGGGCTTGCTGTTGGTGTTATTCGTAATGGAGCTTGGTTATGA
- the plsB gene encoding glycerol-3-phosphate 1-O-acyltransferase PlsB: protein MSKPDSIMLRLLRWIQKKMVHTIVVPHDPFADLNIDPEKPIVYVMKTESISDSAALSEITDDLGLPSPYEPLQLDGLKVPRVVCLEGRKPIIGKRLSGEKFIDCFTSLLALHRQQPDLDIQLVPVSLYWGRTPGKEDDTMKAAVLERENPTWLRKWLMILFLGRHNFVQFSNAMSLRYMADEHGSDKEIAHKLTRVARVHFRRQRKVMTGPQLPNRQMMFASLLKSESIIKAIEEEAANKKISKEKARETAIEYLDEIAADYSDSLVRIAERFLTWLWNKLYSGINIRGAEQIRQLHHDGHEIVYVPCHRSHMDYLLLSYILYYQGMVPPHIAAGINLNFWPAGPMFRRGGAFFIRRSFNGNKLYTAVFRAYLDQLFAKGYSVEYFTEGGRSRTGRLLAPKTGMLAMTINSVLRGIERPVTLVPVYLGYDHVMEVATYHKELSGKKKQKESVWQVFGAIRKLGNFGQGYVNFGEPINIQNFLKQQAPDWREEVANDPEQKPTWLTPAVNQLANKVMTNINGAAAASSVTLASLILLASERNALQRQQLERQLDFYLTLLKGAPYTGYTSVAEGDGKSIVDHCLSLNKFISDKDPLGEIISIEESSSITMSYYRNNIIHLMVIPSLIASCLVRYEECNRNQILAVVEDFYPLLKAELFMGIDDIPGYVDQVLELMTKANLIKGDSHYVVVEHNIYQLTLLAETVSETLQRYAIIFNLLAIKPELDRPDLERDSHLLAQRLGALHGITAPEFYDKKLYNTLSVKLKELGYLSSTEHVEDVARIRDHANGLLRSSVKQTIQDSVNAEHLS from the coding sequence ATGTCAAAACCAGACTCAATTATGCTTAGACTGTTGCGATGGATCCAAAAGAAGATGGTGCATACCATTGTTGTGCCACACGATCCCTTTGCTGATTTGAACATTGATCCCGAAAAACCCATTGTTTACGTTATGAAAACGGAATCAATTAGTGATTCGGCTGCATTGAGTGAAATTACGGATGATTTAGGGCTGCCTAGTCCATATGAACCATTGCAACTAGATGGGCTAAAAGTGCCGCGAGTCGTGTGCTTAGAAGGTCGAAAGCCTATTATTGGTAAGCGTTTAAGTGGTGAGAAATTTATTGATTGTTTCACTAGTTTACTTGCTCTTCACCGCCAGCAGCCAGATTTAGATATCCAGCTTGTGCCTGTTAGCCTTTATTGGGGGCGCACACCAGGTAAAGAAGATGACACGATGAAAGCAGCAGTGTTGGAGCGTGAAAATCCAACCTGGTTACGCAAATGGCTGATGATACTCTTTTTAGGTCGTCACAACTTTGTGCAGTTTTCCAATGCGATGTCTCTTCGCTACATGGCAGATGAACACGGCAGTGATAAAGAAATTGCCCACAAGCTGACACGTGTAGCAAGAGTTCACTTCAGACGTCAGCGTAAAGTGATGACGGGGCCGCAATTACCTAATCGCCAAATGATGTTCGCGTCGTTACTCAAGTCAGAATCGATTATCAAAGCTATCGAAGAAGAAGCGGCGAACAAGAAAATTTCTAAAGAAAAAGCACGTGAAACGGCCATAGAATACCTTGATGAAATCGCAGCCGATTACTCAGATAGTTTAGTGCGAATTGCAGAACGTTTTTTAACTTGGTTATGGAACAAGTTGTATAGCGGAATTAATATTCGAGGTGCTGAGCAGATCCGCCAATTACATCATGATGGCCACGAAATAGTCTATGTGCCGTGTCATCGCAGTCACATGGATTACCTGCTGTTATCTTACATTTTATATTATCAAGGTATGGTGCCACCGCATATTGCTGCGGGTATTAACCTCAACTTTTGGCCAGCAGGCCCAATGTTCCGTCGTGGCGGAGCCTTTTTTATTCGTCGTAGTTTTAACGGTAATAAACTTTACACCGCCGTATTTAGAGCTTATTTAGATCAGTTATTCGCTAAAGGTTATTCGGTCGAATATTTCACTGAAGGTGGGCGCTCTCGTACAGGGCGATTACTTGCGCCAAAAACCGGTATGTTAGCGATGACTATCAATAGTGTACTGCGCGGTATTGAACGCCCTGTCACCTTAGTGCCTGTTTACTTAGGTTACGATCACGTTATGGAAGTGGCTACTTACCATAAAGAATTAAGTGGCAAGAAAAAACAGAAAGAGTCTGTTTGGCAAGTGTTTGGCGCAATTCGAAAATTAGGTAATTTTGGTCAAGGTTATGTCAATTTTGGTGAGCCGATTAATATTCAAAACTTTTTAAAGCAACAGGCCCCAGATTGGCGTGAAGAAGTCGCGAATGACCCAGAACAAAAGCCAACATGGTTAACACCTGCTGTTAATCAACTGGCTAACAAAGTGATGACAAACATCAATGGTGCAGCCGCAGCAAGTTCAGTGACCTTGGCAAGTCTTATCTTGCTTGCATCAGAACGAAATGCCTTGCAGCGTCAACAACTTGAACGCCAGTTAGATTTTTATTTAACCTTGCTTAAAGGTGCACCTTATACAGGTTACACCTCTGTAGCGGAAGGTGATGGCAAATCGATTGTTGATCATTGCTTGTCATTGAATAAGTTTATTTCTGATAAAGATCCATTAGGTGAGATTATTTCAATAGAAGAAAGCTCTTCTATTACGATGAGTTACTATAGAAACAATATTATTCATTTAATGGTTATCCCTTCTTTAATTGCCAGCTGTTTAGTGCGTTATGAAGAATGCAACCGCAACCAAATTTTAGCTGTGGTTGAAGATTTTTATCCGCTACTTAAAGCCGAATTGTTTATGGGGATAGATGATATTCCAGGCTATGTTGATCAGGTGCTTGAACTGATGACCAAAGCTAACCTTATCAAAGGTGATAGCCATTATGTTGTGGTTGAACATAATATTTATCAGCTGACCTTGTTAGCTGAAACCGTTAGTGAAACCTTGCAGCGTTATGCGATTATTTTCAATTTATTAGCCATTAAACCAGAGTTGGATAGACCGGATTTAGAACGTGATAGCCACTTGTTGGCACAACGTTTAGGGGCTTTACATGGCATCACAGCCCCAGAGTTTTACGATAAAAAGTTATACAACACCTTAAGCGTTAAATTAAAAGAGTTAGGTTATTTATCTAGTACGGAGCATGTGGAAGATGTTGCTCGTATACGTGACCACGCGAATGGATTATTGCGCTCTTCAGTTAAACAAACCATTCAAGACAGCGTTAATGCGGAGCATTTAAGTTAA
- the mtr gene encoding tryptophan permease — protein sequence MTNHMNAAKSRSNKKSLLGGAMIIAGTTVGAGMFSLPVVGAGMWFSYSMLMLVGIWFCMLMSGLFLLEANLHFEPGASFDTLTRDTLGQFWRIVNGLSIAFVLYILTYAYISGGGSIVNHSLQGFGITLPQSVAGFAFAFVLALIVLISTKAVDRITTIMLGGMVITFFLATGNLLMEIEPTSLFSPDGESRYLPYMLAALPFGLASFGYHGNVPSLVKYYGKDASTIVKALVLGTSVALVIYACWLVVTMGNISRSMFSDIIAQGGNMGVLVGALSESIASENLSRVLTLFANLAVASSFLGVTLGLFDYLADLFDFDDSRIGRLKTAAITFIPPTLLGLLFPNGFLIAIGFAALAATIWAVIVPALLAYKTRQLYPNSNSFRVPGGNVLIFVVVLFGAITAICHLLAMADILPVYR from the coding sequence ATGACCAATCACATGAATGCGGCCAAAAGCCGTTCAAACAAAAAATCTTTACTGGGCGGCGCGATGATTATCGCGGGTACCACTGTCGGTGCGGGGATGTTCTCGCTGCCAGTTGTGGGGGCAGGCATGTGGTTTAGTTATTCAATGTTAATGTTAGTCGGCATTTGGTTTTGCATGTTGATGTCTGGCTTATTTTTACTTGAGGCCAATTTACATTTTGAGCCGGGTGCCAGTTTTGACACCTTAACCCGTGACACACTTGGTCAGTTTTGGCGGATAGTTAACGGCTTATCGATTGCCTTTGTATTGTACATTCTGACTTATGCATATATCAGTGGCGGCGGTTCGATTGTTAATCATAGTTTGCAGGGCTTTGGGATTACTCTGCCGCAAAGTGTTGCTGGTTTTGCCTTTGCATTTGTATTAGCGCTAATAGTCCTTATTAGTACTAAGGCGGTGGACCGTATTACCACGATTATGCTTGGTGGCATGGTGATCACCTTCTTTTTAGCAACCGGCAATTTGTTGATGGAGATCGAGCCTACAAGCCTGTTTTCTCCCGATGGTGAGTCACGATATTTACCTTATATGCTTGCGGCTTTGCCATTTGGTTTAGCGAGTTTTGGTTATCATGGCAATGTTCCAAGCTTGGTTAAATACTATGGTAAAGATGCATCAACCATTGTTAAAGCATTGGTGCTTGGAACCAGTGTCGCGTTAGTGATTTATGCTTGTTGGCTAGTGGTGACAATGGGCAATATTTCACGCAGCATGTTTTCCGATATTATCGCTCAAGGCGGTAACATGGGAGTGTTAGTTGGCGCGTTATCAGAGTCCATTGCCAGCGAGAATCTCTCTAGAGTACTAACCTTGTTTGCTAATTTAGCGGTGGCATCATCATTTTTGGGTGTCACTTTAGGTTTATTTGATTATTTGGCAGATTTATTCGATTTTGATGACTCACGCATCGGTCGATTAAAAACCGCAGCCATTACTTTTATTCCGCCAACATTATTGGGCTTGTTGTTTCCAAATGGCTTTTTAATTGCCATTGGTTTTGCCGCATTAGCGGCCACAATTTGGGCTGTAATTGTGCCAGCGTTATTGGCTTATAAAACTCGTCAACTTTATCCAAACAGTAACAGTTTTAGAGTCCCAGGTGGCAATGTGCTTATTTTTGTGGTGGTGCTATTTGGAGCGATCACGGCAATATGCCATTTACTGGCGATGGCTGATATTCTACCTGTCTATCGCTAA
- a CDS encoding VOC family protein translates to MKVTGYQQGQPCWAELASTDWAAAKVFYQSLFNWQAIDLSIPDGHYTLLQIDNEDVAAMYQLSGAMGIDAPTHWTVYFAVNDVDDTIELIKQAGGQLIVGPHNVGDAGRMALFADPEGSRFAIWQAINHIGIKQAQIPNTLCWVELACRDTQQASEFYAKTLGLQPQKVDMSGIEYTEWHVAAQAVGGMMQMSAEWGDIPAHWMLYFAVEDCDATVTRAIDLGAKICVPPTDIAHVGRYAVINDPQGGIFSVIALAES, encoded by the coding sequence ATGAAAGTGACAGGTTATCAACAAGGCCAGCCTTGCTGGGCAGAGCTGGCATCTACTGATTGGGCGGCGGCTAAAGTCTTTTATCAATCTTTATTTAATTGGCAAGCCATTGATTTATCGATTCCTGATGGTCATTACACCTTGCTACAAATTGATAATGAAGATGTCGCTGCCATGTATCAGCTTTCTGGTGCAATGGGTATTGATGCACCAACTCACTGGACAGTTTATTTTGCGGTCAATGATGTTGATGACACGATTGAGTTAATTAAACAAGCTGGTGGACAGTTGATCGTTGGTCCTCACAATGTGGGCGACGCAGGGCGAATGGCATTGTTTGCCGACCCAGAGGGCAGTCGATTTGCGATTTGGCAGGCAATTAATCACATCGGTATCAAGCAGGCGCAAATTCCTAATACTTTGTGCTGGGTTGAGCTGGCTTGCCGTGATACGCAGCAAGCGAGTGAGTTTTACGCTAAAACTTTAGGCTTGCAGCCTCAAAAGGTGGATATGAGTGGTATTGAGTACACTGAATGGCATGTGGCTGCACAGGCTGTTGGCGGCATGATGCAAATGTCCGCGGAGTGGGGTGACATTCCTGCTCACTGGATGTTGTATTTTGCTGTTGAAGATTGTGATGCAACAGTCACTCGAGCCATAGACTTGGGAGCAAAAATATGTGTACCGCCTACCGATATCGCTCATGTTGGGCGTTATGCCGTTATAAATGATCCCCAAGGTGGTATTTTTTCGGTGATCGCGTTAGCAGAATCGTGA
- a CDS encoding NapC/NirT family cytochrome c gives MNWRALFKPSAKYSVIVLIVIGIVVGVVGYFATQQTLHATSTDEFCMTCHSNHSLKDEVLASPHGGGSAGITVQCQDCHLPHGPVDYLIKKIIVSKDLYGYLTIDGFNTQEWLDENRKEQADIALKYFKANDSANCQHCHTRIYENQPETMKKMAKRMHENNFKKAPEDRKTCVDCHKGVAHVYPKK, from the coding sequence ATGAACTGGCGTGCACTATTTAAACCAAGCGCAAAATATTCAGTTATTGTACTGATTGTTATCGGTATAGTAGTTGGTGTAGTGGGCTATTTTGCTACCCAACAAACGTTACATGCGACAAGCACAGATGAATTTTGTATGACTTGTCATAGCAATCACTCATTAAAAGATGAAGTATTAGCATCACCACATGGCGGTGGAAGCGCAGGTATCACCGTTCAATGTCAAGACTGTCACTTACCTCATGGCCCAGTTGATTATTTAATCAAGAAGATTATCGTATCTAAAGACTTATATGGTTACTTAACTATTGATGGCTTCAATACACAAGAATGGTTAGATGAAAACCGTAAAGAGCAAGCCGACATTGCGCTTAAGTATTTTAAAGCCAATGATTCAGCTAACTGTCAGCACTGTCATACTCGCATCTATGAAAATCAGCCAGAAACAATGAAGAAGATGGCGAAGAGAATGCATGAGAATAACTTCAAGAAAGCACCAGAAGATAGAAAGACATGCGTCGACTGTCACAAAGGTGTAGCTCACGTTTACCCTAAAAAGTAA
- a CDS encoding DUF1145 domain-containing protein, with translation MKLIIKLGYGATAFTWLVMFYNLFMPFEGNIGLLLNILLGLTIIMHGLQLLIFNTMFAAALPLKAKDYLMVYIFGVFGLLAYRQKVLQK, from the coding sequence ATGAAACTGATTATTAAATTAGGTTACGGGGCAACCGCTTTTACTTGGCTAGTGATGTTCTACAACCTGTTTATGCCATTTGAAGGCAATATAGGATTATTACTCAATATATTACTAGGCCTTACCATCATTATGCATGGTTTACAGCTATTGATTTTTAACACTATGTTTGCTGCGGCTCTGCCATTAAAAGCAAAAGACTATTTGATGGTTTATATCTTTGGTGTGTTTGGATTACTCGCTTATCGCCAAAAAGTGCTGCAAAAATAA
- the rsmD gene encoding 16S rRNA (guanine(966)-N(2))-methyltransferase RsmD: MARNNLSSGQVRIISGQWRSRKLPIQDLEGLRPTTDRVRETLFNWLASDIRGSRVLDCFAGSGALSLEALSRYASFAQMFELQKNAANQLTKNLATLNCSTAKVVQGDSLKLLAKGTVQGFDVVFIDPPFRKGLAPKTIELLMQHAWLNDNALIYLETESEIADLVIPTSWHPLKEKVAGQLTYRLYQYCGQ, encoded by the coding sequence ATGGCGCGTAATAACTTAAGCAGCGGACAAGTCAGAATTATTTCTGGCCAATGGCGTTCTCGCAAGCTCCCGATCCAAGATTTAGAAGGCTTACGTCCTACCACAGATAGGGTGCGTGAAACCCTTTTCAATTGGCTTGCAAGTGATATTAGAGGATCGCGAGTGCTAGATTGCTTTGCTGGAAGTGGCGCTCTAAGCCTTGAGGCCTTGTCTCGCTATGCGAGTTTTGCGCAAATGTTTGAATTACAAAAAAATGCAGCAAATCAGTTAACCAAAAATCTTGCTACGCTAAATTGTAGCACAGCCAAAGTGGTTCAAGGCGATAGCTTAAAACTGCTTGCTAAAGGTACAGTTCAAGGTTTTGATGTGGTGTTTATTGACCCACCATTCAGAAAGGGGTTAGCACCTAAAACAATTGAGTTACTAATGCAGCATGCATGGTTGAATGACAATGCGCTAATTTACCTAGAGACAGAATCAGAAATCGCTGACTTAGTCATTCCGACGAGCTGGCACCCGCTAAAAGAGAAGGTGGCGGGTCAGCTTACTTACCGTCTTTATCAATATTGTGGACAATAA
- the ftsY gene encoding signal recognition particle-docking protein FtsY, with the protein MAKKGFFSWFRKDKSAEDVKQAAKDDSAQLAEQTQEAQALEEARIAAEAKAAEEACIAAEAKAAEEARIAAEAKAAEEARIAAEAKAAEEARIAAEAKAAEEARIAAEAKAAEEARVAAEAKAAEEARIATEAKAAEEARVAAEAKAAEEARIAAEAKALEVSANQEEHQPEPQVKPKKEGMFARLKRGLMRTSENIGSGFIGLFRGKKIDDDLFEELEEQLLIADVGVETTTKLIANLTEQASRKQLKDAEALYELMREEMHKMLEPVAIPLVPENADGPFVILMVGVNGVGKTTTIGKLAKQYQNQGKSVMLAAGDTFRAAAVEQLQVWGQRNDIPVVAQHTGADSASVLFDALQAAKARKVDVLIADTAGRLQNKGHLMEELKKVVRVMKKLDPNTPHEVMLTLDASTGQNAISQAQLFQEAVGVTGITLSKLDGTAKGGIIFAIADKFNIPIRHIGVGEQIDDLRTFNANDFIEALFSQEKAE; encoded by the coding sequence ATGGCTAAAAAAGGTTTTTTCTCTTGGTTTCGCAAAGACAAGAGCGCCGAAGATGTAAAACAAGCGGCAAAAGATGATAGTGCACAGTTAGCGGAGCAAACCCAAGAAGCTCAGGCGCTAGAAGAAGCGCGCATTGCGGCCGAAGCCAAAGCGGCAGAAGAAGCATGTATTGCAGCCGAAGCCAAGGCGGCAGAAGAAGCGCGTATTGCGGCTGAAGCCAAGGCGGCAGAAGAAGCACGTATTGCAGCCGAAGCCAAGGCGGCAGAAGAAGCGCGTATTGCAGCCGAAGCCAAGGCGGCAGAAGAAGCGCGTATTGCGGCTGAAGCCAAGGCGGCAGAAGAAGCGCGTGTTGCGGCCGAAGCCAAGGCGGCAGAAGAAGCGCGTATTGCGACCGAAGCCAAAGCGGCAGAAGAAGCGCGTGTTGCGGCCGAAGCCAAAGCGGCAGAAGAAGCACGTATTGCAGCTGAGGCCAAAGCGCTAGAAGTGTCAGCCAATCAAGAAGAACATCAGCCAGAGCCGCAAGTCAAACCTAAAAAAGAAGGCATGTTTGCCCGCTTAAAGCGCGGCTTAATGCGTACTAGCGAAAATATTGGTTCAGGCTTTATTGGCTTATTTCGCGGTAAAAAAATTGATGATGATTTATTTGAAGAGCTAGAAGAGCAGCTACTGATTGCCGATGTAGGGGTAGAAACTACCACCAAGCTAATTGCCAATTTGACCGAGCAAGCGTCTCGCAAACAACTTAAAGATGCTGAAGCGCTTTATGAGTTAATGCGTGAAGAAATGCATAAAATGCTTGAGCCGGTTGCCATTCCATTAGTGCCAGAAAATGCAGACGGCCCATTTGTTATTTTAATGGTGGGTGTAAATGGTGTGGGTAAAACCACGACGATAGGCAAATTAGCAAAACAGTATCAAAATCAAGGCAAATCTGTCATGTTAGCTGCTGGTGATACATTCCGTGCAGCGGCGGTAGAGCAGCTTCAAGTGTGGGGACAGCGTAACGATATTCCTGTTGTCGCCCAGCATACGGGGGCTGATAGCGCCTCTGTATTATTTGATGCTTTACAAGCGGCAAAAGCTCGTAAAGTTGACGTATTGATTGCCGATACAGCAGGGCGTCTACAAAACAAAGGTCACTTGATGGAAGAGCTTAAAAAAGTCGTCAGAGTGATGAAAAAACTCGACCCGAATACACCTCATGAAGTGATGCTAACCTTAGATGCCAGCACCGGTCAGAATGCTATTAGCCAAGCACAATTGTTCCAAGAGGCCGTAGGTGTTACCGGAATAACATTAAGTAAGTTAGATGGTACCGCAAAAGGCGGGATTATTTTTGCCATAGCTGATAAGTTTAATATTCCTATCCGACATATTGGTGTTGGTGAGCAAATTGATGATTTACGTACATTTAATGCTAACGATTTTATTGAGGCATTATTTAGTCAAGAGAAGGCAGAATAA
- the ftsE gene encoding cell division ATP-binding protein FtsE: MIQFEQVSKVYPGGQKALLDVNFHLRQGEMAFLTGHSGAGKSTLLKLITVIERATAGRVAINGHDIAHVKAKHVPYLRRNIGMIFQNHHLLMDKSVFDNVALPLVIEGFTHGEIKKRVAGALDMVGLYGKERHLPVMLSGGEQQRVGIARAIVNKPPLLLADEPTGNLDPKLSMDILRLFEVLNDSGTSVLIATHDLGLIARMKYRTLTLKQGQMVGGQLESTSAGAR; encoded by the coding sequence ATGATCCAATTTGAGCAAGTTAGTAAGGTCTATCCTGGCGGGCAAAAAGCCCTTTTGGATGTTAACTTTCATCTTAGACAAGGTGAAATGGCTTTTTTAACTGGCCACTCAGGTGCAGGCAAAAGTACCTTGCTCAAATTAATCACTGTGATTGAGCGTGCAACAGCAGGGCGAGTTGCCATTAATGGTCACGATATTGCCCACGTAAAAGCTAAGCATGTGCCCTATTTGCGCCGAAATATCGGTATGATTTTTCAAAACCACCATTTATTAATGGATAAAAGCGTTTTTGACAATGTAGCTTTACCATTAGTTATTGAAGGTTTCACCCACGGTGAAATTAAAAAGCGTGTTGCAGGCGCCCTTGATATGGTGGGTTTGTATGGCAAAGAACGGCACTTACCTGTGATGTTATCGGGCGGAGAGCAGCAGAGAGTTGGTATTGCCCGCGCAATTGTGAACAAGCCGCCACTTCTGCTAGCAGATGAACCTACAGGTAACTTGGATCCTAAATTGTCGATGGATATTTTACGCCTATTTGAAGTGTTAAATGATTCAGGCACTAGCGTATTAATTGCTACCCATGATTTAGGTTTAATTGCTCGGATGAAATATCGCACCTTAACGTTAAAGCAAGGCCAAATGGTGGGTGGTCAGCTAGAGTCTACTTCGGCAGGAGCCCGCTAA
- the ftsX gene encoding permease-like cell division protein FtsX, whose product MSNQPNITQSKLPLSGRIVMFFIRHIQQGMSSIGELWRNPVSSIMTMAVLGVSLSLPAALQVLVKNAETITQSWNSAAEISLFINEGRSEQSIQSLISRIKVFREVETVDYISREQALEEFQRLSGFGEALSYLDENPLPAVVTVTPSLKYSSPTGARELLRKLEREPEVSFGRLDIEWLERLQALVRLLEKTVLAIAGLLVLAVVLVIGNTIRLAIMNRRSEIEIMKLVGATEAFIQRPFLYTGIWYGVIGGILAWLIINVLVWYLDSALAELMGLYGSQLSLESLTLAELGQLVLLASFLGWLGSYLSVRQHLRKIEPS is encoded by the coding sequence ATGAGTAACCAGCCAAATATTACCCAAAGTAAATTACCGCTCAGTGGCCGGATAGTGATGTTTTTTATTCGCCATATTCAGCAAGGTATGTCGAGTATTGGTGAATTGTGGCGCAATCCTGTGTCTTCCATTATGACCATGGCAGTTTTAGGTGTAAGTTTAAGCTTACCGGCAGCATTACAAGTGTTGGTTAAAAATGCTGAAACCATCACTCAGTCATGGAATAGCGCAGCAGAAATCTCGCTATTTATTAACGAAGGTCGTAGCGAGCAATCAATTCAAAGTTTAATTTCTCGCATTAAAGTGTTCCGCGAAGTTGAAACCGTGGATTACATCAGTCGTGAACAGGCCTTAGAAGAGTTTCAACGCCTGTCAGGTTTTGGAGAGGCGTTATCTTACTTAGATGAAAACCCTTTGCCTGCGGTTGTTACCGTTACTCCGTCACTGAAATATTCAAGCCCCACAGGTGCCAGAGAGTTGCTACGTAAACTTGAGCGTGAACCCGAAGTGAGCTTTGGTCGCTTAGATATCGAGTGGTTAGAGCGTTTACAGGCTTTAGTCAGACTGCTTGAAAAAACTGTCCTAGCGATAGCAGGGCTATTGGTGCTGGCAGTGGTGTTAGTTATAGGTAATACCATCAGGTTAGCGATCATGAATCGACGCAGTGAAATTGAAATTATGAAGTTGGTTGGTGCTACCGAAGCCTTTATTCAGCGACCTTTTTTATATACAGGCATTTGGTACGGGGTTATTGGTGGCATTCTAGCTTGGTTGATCATTAACGTTTTGGTTTGGTATCTCGACAGTGCTTTAGCTGAGTTAATGGGGCTTTATGGTAGTCAGTTAAGTTTAGAATCATTAACCTTGGCTGAACTTGGGCAACTAGTGTTATTAGCCTCTTTTTTAGGCTGGTTAGGTTCATACTTATCGGTTAGACAGCACCTACGTAAAATAGAGCCATCATAA
- the rpoH gene encoding RNA polymerase sigma factor RpoH: MTYQTQSMALALPQSSGSIEAYIQSVSNIEMLDAQTEYDLAKRLQETGDLQAAKQLIMSHLRFVAHVAKGYSGYGLPQADLIQEGNVGLMKAVKRFDPDVGVRLVSFAVHWIKAEIHEYVLKNWRIVKVATTKAQRKLFFNIRKAKKRLGWFSDEEVSMVAENLGVSKADVTEMESRMAAQDPGFDLASDSDDDTTDYAPALYLEDHSSDVAQQVEDDNWESDSQNRLLSAIKTLDERSQHILRARWLDDDKTTLQELASTYQVSAERIRQLEKNAMNKLKACMEI, translated from the coding sequence ATGACTTATCAAACGCAATCAATGGCGCTAGCGTTACCACAAAGCAGTGGTAGCATAGAAGCTTATATCCAATCAGTTTCTAACATTGAAATGTTAGATGCACAGACTGAGTATGACCTTGCCAAGCGTTTACAAGAAACTGGCGATCTGCAAGCCGCTAAGCAACTCATTATGTCGCATCTACGTTTTGTGGCACATGTAGCGAAAGGCTATTCGGGCTACGGTTTACCACAAGCTGATTTAATTCAAGAAGGCAATGTTGGCTTGATGAAAGCGGTTAAACGCTTTGATCCCGATGTTGGGGTTCGCCTCGTATCATTTGCGGTGCACTGGATTAAAGCCGAAATTCATGAATACGTACTGAAAAACTGGCGCATTGTCAAAGTCGCAACCACTAAAGCTCAACGTAAATTGTTTTTCAATATCCGCAAGGCGAAAAAGCGTTTAGGTTGGTTTAGTGATGAAGAAGTATCAATGGTTGCTGAAAACCTAGGTGTTTCTAAAGCCGATGTGACCGAAATGGAATCACGCATGGCAGCCCAAGATCCCGGATTTGATCTTGCTAGCGACAGTGATGATGACACCACGGATTACGCACCGGCATTGTATTTAGAGGACCATTCATCAGATGTTGCACAGCAAGTAGAAGATGATAATTGGGAATCAGACTCGCAAAATCGTTTATTATCAGCCATCAAAACTTTAGACGAGCGCAGTCAGCATATTCTTCGCGCCCGTTGGTTAGATGATGATAAAACCACATTGCAAGAATTAGCCTCAACCTATCAAGTATCTGCTGAACGCATCAGACAGTTAGAAAAAAATGCTATGAACAAGCTTAAAGCTTGTATGGAAATCTAA